In the Clostridium sporogenes genome, one interval contains:
- a CDS encoding MptD family putative ECF transporter S component: protein MENKLQAKDLINIGIFTALYFIIGCAVAIPIGFVPIFLPILGSLWTFITGIPFMIFSTKVKKFGMVTIMGILSGLLMGLTGMGFWGVPMGVIFGLLGDLIMKSGKYKSVKKNILGYSTFSLWMIGTYIPMYFMVDQAFADFASSFGEEYATRVIAVMPMWSLILVIVGIFVFAILGGLFGKAILKKHFEKAGIV, encoded by the coding sequence ATGGAAAATAAATTACAAGCAAAAGATCTAATTAATATTGGTATATTTACAGCTCTTTATTTTATAATCGGATGTGCAGTAGCTATTCCAATTGGGTTTGTACCAATTTTCTTACCTATTCTTGGTTCACTCTGGACATTTATTACTGGAATCCCATTTATGATATTTTCAACTAAAGTTAAGAAGTTTGGAATGGTAACAATTATGGGTATTTTAAGTGGATTACTTATGGGCCTTACAGGAATGGGATTTTGGGGAGTACCTATGGGTGTTATTTTTGGTCTCCTTGGTGATTTAATTATGAAGTCTGGAAAGTATAAAAGCGTTAAGAAAAATATTTTAGGTTATTCTACTTTTAGTTTATGGATGATTGGAACATATATTCCAATGTATTTTATGGTAGATCAAGCATTTGCTGATTTTGCTAGTAGTTTTGGAGAGGAATATGCAACACGTGTAATAGCAGTTATGCCAATGTGGAGCTTAATTTTAGTTATTGTAGGAATATTTGTATTTGCTATTCTTGGTGGCTTATTTGGTAAAGCAATTCTTAAAAAACATTTTGAAAAAGCAGGTATTGTCTAA
- a CDS encoding ABC transporter ATP-binding protein — translation MIKLENVSFTYAGENRGGVNNISLNIPKGEFIVLCGESGCGKTTITRLLNGLIPHFHEGEMSGKVTINGQSTSNQPLYDTARLVGSVFQNPRSQFFNVDTTSEIAFGCENFGLPEQEIQEHVKETVESFHIERLLDRSIFHLSGGEKQKIACASVSAMEPDIFVMDEPSSNLDISSIIELRQILDLWKKQGKTIIISEHRLFYMRGLVDRFLYIRNGRIAYEYSAEDFEALTEKERMKMGLRMYSLKNIQLEKRGAPLKKHLELKDFYFAHKNQPETLHIEDCKIPAERVVAIIGNNGAGKSTFARCFCGLEKKCGKVICNGKVIKPKDRLNICYMVMQEVNHQLFTESISDEIKISMEHDDENLEKEILEQLDLFLYRDRHPMSLSGGQKQRAAIASVIAANRSILFFDEPTSGLDFKHMKEVASILRELQKKGKTVYVITHDLELIVDCCTDIIHFENGRIKDQYPIDEKGLLKIQEYFFKEESSI, via the coding sequence TTGATAAAATTAGAAAATGTTTCTTTTACGTATGCAGGAGAAAATAGAGGTGGAGTTAATAACATCAGCCTTAACATTCCAAAGGGAGAATTTATTGTTTTATGTGGTGAAAGTGGATGTGGCAAAACTACAATTACAAGATTATTAAATGGACTTATTCCTCATTTTCACGAAGGGGAAATGAGCGGGAAGGTAACCATTAATGGACAATCAACTTCTAATCAACCTTTATATGATACAGCAAGGCTGGTTGGAAGTGTTTTTCAAAATCCCAGATCTCAGTTTTTTAATGTAGATACTACAAGCGAAATTGCCTTTGGGTGTGAAAATTTTGGATTGCCAGAGCAGGAAATCCAAGAGCATGTGAAAGAAACAGTAGAAAGTTTTCATATAGAAAGATTATTGGATAGGAGTATTTTTCATCTTTCAGGTGGAGAAAAACAGAAAATAGCATGTGCATCTGTATCTGCTATGGAACCAGATATTTTTGTTATGGATGAGCCGTCCTCCAATCTGGATATTTCATCAATTATAGAATTGCGTCAAATTCTTGATTTGTGGAAGAAACAAGGAAAAACAATTATTATATCAGAACATAGATTATTTTATATGCGTGGACTGGTAGATCGCTTTTTATATATACGTAATGGAAGGATTGCTTATGAATATAGTGCTGAAGATTTTGAAGCATTAACAGAGAAGGAACGAATGAAAATGGGTTTACGAATGTATTCTCTAAAAAATATTCAGCTTGAAAAAAGGGGAGCGCCTTTAAAGAAACATTTGGAATTAAAAGATTTTTATTTTGCTCATAAAAATCAGCCAGAAACATTACATATTGAAGATTGTAAGATACCAGCAGAAAGAGTTGTTGCCATCATTGGAAATAACGGAGCAGGTAAATCCACTTTTGCCAGATGCTTTTGTGGTCTGGAGAAAAAATGTGGAAAGGTTATATGTAATGGAAAGGTAATAAAGCCTAAAGATAGATTAAATATATGTTATATGGTTATGCAAGAAGTAAATCATCAATTATTTACAGAAAGTATTTCAGATGAGATAAAGATAAGTATGGAGCATGATGATGAAAATTTAGAAAAAGAGATTCTAGAACAATTGGATCTTTTTTTATATAGAGATAGACATCCTATGTCACTTTCAGGTGGACAAAAGCAAAGAGCTGCTATTGCATCAGTTATAGCAGCTAACCGTTCAATCTTATTTTTTGATGAACCTACTAGTGGATTGGATTTTAAACATATGAAAGAAGTAGCTTCTATATTAAGAGAACTTCAAAAAAAAGGTAAAACAGTGTATGTAATTACACATGATTTAGAATTGATTGTTGATTGCTGTACAGATATTATCCATTTTGAAAATGGAAGAATTAAAGATCAATATCCTATTGATGAAAAAGGATTGTTGAAAATTCAAGAGTATTTTTTTAAGGAGGAGTCTTCAATATGA
- a CDS encoding energy-coupling factor transporter transmembrane protein EcfT, whose protein sequence is MESSVYSTTKDKYCIVLDPRTKLLLLITTTTLLLSTGNEGIMNIIKPILSTVPFLLLLTEKKFKAAGKYLILYTICFILERIALYSIGGISSFLLLAVCSIMTRFAPGIMMGAFLLASTSVSEFIAAMQRMHIPEQIVIPLSVIFRFFPTIKEEYESINDAMRMRGIGFGGRNPLLIIEYRLIPLIFSVIKIGNELSAASLTRGLGAPVKRTNTCKIGFHIQDIFMIALCIICFFAYFTQK, encoded by the coding sequence ATGGAATCATCGGTTTACAGTACAACAAAGGACAAGTACTGCATAGTGCTTGATCCAAGAACTAAATTATTGTTGCTTATAACAACAACCACTTTATTGCTTAGTACTGGAAATGAAGGAATAATGAATATAATAAAGCCTATTTTAAGTACTGTACCATTTTTATTGCTGCTTACAGAAAAGAAGTTTAAAGCAGCTGGAAAGTATCTTATTTTATATACAATATGTTTTATACTTGAACGTATAGCACTTTATTCAATAGGCGGAATCTCTTCATTCCTTCTGTTAGCTGTATGCTCTATTATGACAAGATTTGCGCCAGGAATTATGATGGGAGCATTCTTGTTAGCATCAACTTCAGTAAGTGAGTTTATTGCAGCTATGCAGAGAATGCACATACCAGAACAAATTGTAATTCCATTATCAGTAATTTTTCGCTTTTTCCCAACTATAAAAGAGGAATATGAATCCATTAATGATGCAATGAGAATGAGAGGAATAGGATTTGGTGGTAGAAATCCACTTTTAATTATAGAGTATCGATTAATTCCACTTATATTTTCTGTGATTAAAATAGGAAATGAATTATCTGCTGCTTCACTTACAAGAGGATTGGGAGCACCTGTAAAGAGAACGAATACATGTAAGATTGGATTTCATATACAGGATATTTTTATGATAGCACTTTGTATAATTTGTTTTTTTGCATATTTCACACAAAAGTAA
- a CDS encoding ABC transporter ATP-binding protein/permease, with the protein MKEVKEDSAMKILWGWAKAYHGKFIISIVLAILGVICQMLPYFSAVDIATKMINKEKALSSYLIVCVVAFLGYLGKVIFSNFSTAISHTATYYTLRDLRENIVKKLARVPMGTILNTPSGQYKNTIVDRVEGMEPTFAHLIPEMTANILVPVFIIVYLLILDWRMALLSIVTLIIGLVVMSVGMKNYPVKWEGAVKAGKNMTDAVVEYIGGIEVVKAFSQSAGSYKKYSDAVNYNGNYYVDWMRDSQKTMSAYNGILPSVLICILPFGFAFWSSGSLGMTTFIAIIIFSLGLISPIMSAFTFVDDLAVLKTNVGEINNILRTKELNHKEVNVNLKNHCIKLKDVSFSYDEDKEILHGINLEIEPGTMNAFVGPSGSGKSTIAKLIAGYWDVTSGSISLGGYKLNDIPLTQLSDKISYVSQDNYLFNRSIRENIRMGNPKATDKEVEEVAKKSSCDSFIRNLDNGYDTIVGSGGSHLSGGERQRIAIARAMLKNAPIVILDEATAYIDAENEVLVQKAISALTVGKTLIVIAHRLSTIVDANKIVVINQGTVEAQGTHRELLLSCTLYKNMWEKHIGVRVKELGE; encoded by the coding sequence ATGAAGGAAGTAAAAGAAGATTCAGCAATGAAAATTTTATGGGGTTGGGCTAAAGCATATCATGGAAAATTTATTATAAGTATTGTTTTAGCTATTTTAGGAGTTATTTGTCAGATGCTTCCCTATTTTTCTGCTGTTGATATTGCAACAAAAATGATTAATAAAGAAAAAGCATTATCTTCATACCTAATAGTTTGTGTAGTTGCATTTTTAGGCTATTTAGGAAAGGTTATTTTCTCTAATTTTTCTACAGCTATATCTCATACTGCAACATACTACACCTTGAGAGATTTAAGAGAAAATATTGTTAAAAAGCTAGCAAGAGTTCCCATGGGAACAATTCTAAATACACCATCTGGACAGTATAAAAATACTATTGTAGATAGAGTAGAAGGAATGGAGCCAACATTTGCACATTTAATTCCTGAAATGACAGCTAATATATTAGTACCTGTATTTATTATTGTATATTTACTTATTTTAGATTGGCGTATGGCACTTTTATCTATTGTTACTCTTATAATTGGTCTTGTTGTAATGTCAGTAGGAATGAAGAACTATCCAGTAAAATGGGAAGGAGCAGTAAAGGCAGGTAAAAATATGACTGATGCTGTAGTTGAATATATTGGAGGTATAGAAGTTGTAAAAGCATTTAGCCAATCAGCAGGTTCATATAAAAAATATTCTGATGCTGTAAATTATAATGGTAACTATTATGTTGATTGGATGCGTGATAGTCAAAAGACTATGAGTGCATATAATGGAATATTACCATCTGTTCTTATTTGTATTTTACCTTTTGGTTTTGCATTCTGGAGTTCAGGAAGTTTAGGAATGACAACATTTATTGCAATTATCATTTTTTCATTAGGTTTAATAAGCCCTATTATGTCTGCATTTACTTTTGTTGATGATCTTGCTGTACTTAAAACTAATGTGGGAGAAATCAACAATATTTTAAGGACAAAAGAATTAAATCATAAAGAAGTTAATGTAAACTTAAAAAATCACTGCATTAAATTAAAAGATGTTTCATTTTCATATGATGAAGATAAAGAAATTCTTCATGGGATTAACCTTGAAATTGAACCAGGAACTATGAATGCTTTTGTAGGGCCATCTGGTTCTGGTAAATCAACTATTGCAAAATTAATTGCAGGATATTGGGATGTTACTTCTGGATCTATAAGTTTAGGTGGATATAAATTAAATGATATTCCACTTACACAGCTTTCAGATAAGATCTCCTATGTTTCCCAAGATAATTATCTATTTAATAGAAGTATTCGGGAAAATATAAGAATGGGAAATCCAAAAGCAACTGATAAAGAAGTAGAAGAAGTTGCAAAAAAGAGTAGCTGTGATTCCTTTATAAGAAATTTGGATAATGGCTATGATACAATTGTTGGAAGTGGCGGTTCCCATTTATCAGGTGGTGAGCGCCAAAGAATTGCCATTGCTCGTGCAATGCTTAAAAATGCTCCTATTGTTATTTTAGATGAAGCAACTGCTTATATTGATGCAGAAAATGAGGTATTAGTTCAAAAAGCAATTTCAGCCCTTACTGTAGGTAAAACACTAATAGTAATTGCCCATCGTCTTTCCACAATTGTAGATGCAAATAAGATTGTAGTTATAAATCAAGGAACAGTTGAAGCACAAGGAACACATAGAGAACTTCTTTTAAGCTGTACGCTTTATAAAAACATGTGGGAAAAACATATAGGCGTAAGGGTTAAAGAATTGGGGGAATAA
- a CDS encoding ABC transporter ATP-binding protein/permease, translated as MYGILKKIFEFAGDKKELLKKSLIFAFLCGIFASLQFVALYIVLNALISDNKDSKIIWMSFGIMLISVIGRIVTSYFSTMEQTETGYCMVAQKRIHIGDRLRYIPMGYFNRNSIGNITAIVTTTLGDVENSAARVLVSIMGGFFNSIALVLVILWFNFHMGILAIVGILCYLAVTEFSQNKSSKLSKERQNSQEYLVESVLEYIQGMNVVKSFGMERESSESILSVIRKSCSNNLKLTYASVPYSALQQFVLRAFSFAMTLYSIYLYINGSLSLGHSLIFIIASFMIFGDLENAGNMASLLQMLGASMDTANTIDDTPIMDTDGKDIEVESADITFDNVDFSYADRKILDKVNISIPAKTTTAIIGPSGSGKSTMCNLIARFWDVQGGKITIGGHDIRDFKLDGLMKNISMVFQNVYLFADSIENNIKFGKPYATHEDVVTAAKKACCHDFIMRLPDGYNTILGEGGGTLSGGEKQRISIARAILKDAPIIILDEATSSVDPENEEELQQAIEALTHDKTIIMIAHSLKTVRNAHQILVLRNSHIIQRGTHEELIKQKGLYADFICARQKAVGWQIKGN; from the coding sequence ATGTATGGAATATTAAAGAAGATATTTGAATTTGCAGGGGATAAGAAGGAGCTTCTTAAGAAATCATTGATTTTTGCATTTTTATGTGGAATATTTGCATCATTACAATTTGTAGCCTTATATATAGTCTTGAATGCTCTGATATCAGATAATAAAGATAGTAAAATAATCTGGATGTCATTTGGTATAATGCTTATATCTGTAATTGGAAGAATAGTAACAAGTTATTTTTCAACAATGGAACAGACTGAAACTGGATACTGTATGGTAGCTCAAAAGCGTATCCATATTGGTGACAGATTACGTTATATTCCAATGGGATACTTTAATAGAAATAGCATAGGAAATATTACTGCTATTGTCACAACAACCTTAGGTGATGTCGAAAATTCCGCTGCAAGAGTGCTTGTATCAATAATGGGAGGATTCTTTAATTCTATAGCATTGGTTCTTGTGATTTTATGGTTTAATTTCCATATGGGGATACTTGCAATTGTAGGTATATTATGCTACTTAGCAGTTACAGAATTTTCGCAAAATAAATCATCAAAGTTAAGTAAAGAACGTCAAAATTCCCAAGAATATCTAGTAGAATCAGTGCTAGAATATATACAAGGTATGAATGTTGTTAAATCATTTGGAATGGAAAGAGAAAGTTCAGAATCCATACTTAGTGTAATTAGGAAAAGCTGTAGCAATAATCTTAAATTAACATATGCCAGTGTACCATATAGCGCACTTCAACAGTTTGTTCTTCGTGCTTTTAGTTTTGCAATGACGTTATATTCTATTTATCTTTATATAAATGGTTCACTTTCACTTGGGCATAGTTTAATCTTTATAATTGCTTCATTTATGATATTTGGAGACTTGGAGAATGCAGGTAACATGGCATCCTTACTTCAAATGCTTGGTGCATCCATGGATACAGCAAACACTATTGATGACACTCCAATTATGGATACAGATGGAAAAGATATTGAAGTAGAATCAGCAGATATCACATTTGATAATGTAGATTTCTCTTATGCAGACCGTAAGATATTAGACAAAGTAAATATTTCAATACCAGCAAAGACTACAACAGCTATTATTGGACCATCTGGAAGTGGGAAAAGTACAATGTGTAATTTGATTGCTAGATTCTGGGATGTTCAAGGTGGAAAGATCACTATTGGAGGGCATGATATACGCGATTTCAAGCTGGATGGTTTAATGAAAAATATAAGTATGGTATTCCAAAATGTTTATTTATTTGCTGATTCCATTGAGAATAATATTAAATTCGGAAAACCATATGCTACTCATGAAGATGTAGTTACAGCAGCTAAAAAGGCTTGTTGTCATGATTTTATTATGAGACTTCCTGATGGATACAATACTATCCTAGGAGAAGGTGGAGGAACTTTATCTGGTGGTGAAAAGCAAAGAATTTCTATTGCACGTGCCATATTAAAAGATGCTCCTATTATTATTCTTGATGAAGCTACCTCTAGTGTTGACCCAGAAAATGAAGAAGAATTACAACAAGCAATTGAAGCACTTACTCATGATAAGACTATTATCATGATTGCGCATAGTCTTAAAACTGTACGTAATGCTCATCAAATACTTGTGTTAAGAAATAGCCATATTATACAAAGAGGAACACATGAGGAGTTAATCAAGCAGAAGGGATTATATGCAGACTTCATTTGTGCAAGACAAAAAGCAGTCGGGTGGCAAATAAAGGGTAATTAA
- a CDS encoding thioester reductase domain-containing protein: MDKELYLKKLKEDMKVKLKSIWEEVLEKDNIGYKDNYFLIGGNSLTAIKIIKKIQKITGYDKEIPLAYIFSFPTIEKLVEEIFNPEEVNKQRFNITSKQLKGEIKLELPKINYEYDNKLENCLLTGSSGYLGGYILRELLQQTQIQIYCLVRGKSHEEAEKKIKKNLDKFKISDDDLKRIHIVLGDFSKKNMGIEQESYDKLSKKIDCVYHNGALVHFLYSYKELKQSNVEGTKEVLSFAAFNKIKPVFYVSTISIFSKFGKNNTKVLENENIQDSGILPIGYTQSKWVAEGLVWKAKEKGLPVMVFRIGHVIGDSVTGECHSDDFVFRIIKSVLDVHAYPDMEGKLEPITVDDIAKIIVAISGNKNNLGQAYHLINPKAVYFNYMIKWAESKEILLHPLEKNKWVKEIEKLDGVSAILPFIKFFDDQFWNVSKNLEFSVENTQKALKELELSIQPISKDIIERHYNYLKDKGELESIDLYTVGTI, encoded by the coding sequence ATGGATAAGGAATTATATTTGAAAAAATTAAAAGAAGATATGAAAGTAAAGCTTAAATCTATATGGGAAGAGGTATTAGAAAAAGATAACATCGGATATAAAGATAATTATTTTTTAATAGGTGGAAATAGTTTAACTGCAATTAAGATAATAAAAAAAATACAGAAAATAACAGGCTATGATAAAGAGATTCCTTTAGCTTATATTTTTTCCTTTCCTACTATAGAAAAACTAGTAGAAGAAATATTCAATCCTGAAGAGGTAAATAAACAAAGATTTAATATTACATCAAAGCAATTAAAAGGTGAAATTAAGCTAGAATTGCCTAAAATTAATTATGAATATGATAACAAGTTAGAAAATTGTTTATTGACTGGAAGCAGTGGATATTTAGGTGGATATATTTTAAGAGAGTTATTACAACAAACACAAATTCAGATCTATTGCCTTGTAAGAGGAAAATCCCATGAAGAAGCAGAAAAGAAAATTAAGAAAAACCTAGATAAATTTAAGATTTCAGATGATGATCTAAAAAGAATACATATAGTTTTAGGTGATTTCAGTAAAAAAAATATGGGTATAGAACAAGAGTCGTATGATAAGCTTTCTAAAAAAATAGATTGTGTATATCATAATGGAGCTTTAGTTCACTTCTTGTATAGCTATAAAGAGCTGAAGCAGAGCAATGTAGAAGGAACTAAAGAAGTTTTAAGTTTTGCAGCATTTAATAAGATTAAACCAGTATTCTATGTATCTACAATATCTATATTCTCTAAATTCGGTAAAAACAATACTAAAGTTTTAGAAAATGAAAATATCCAAGACTCAGGAATACTTCCTATAGGCTATACACAAAGTAAATGGGTAGCTGAAGGACTGGTATGGAAGGCAAAAGAAAAAGGATTACCAGTAATGGTTTTTAGAATTGGACATGTAATAGGGGATTCTGTTACAGGAGAATGTCATTCAGATGATTTTGTATTCAGAATTATAAAAAGCGTTTTAGATGTACATGCTTATCCAGATATGGAAGGTAAGCTTGAACCAATAACAGTTGATGATATAGCAAAAATTATTGTTGCAATATCAGGAAATAAAAATAATTTAGGACAGGCATATCATTTAATAAATCCCAAAGCAGTATATTTTAATTATATGATTAAGTGGGCAGAAAGCAAGGAAATACTTCTTCATCCACTTGAAAAAAATAAATGGGTAAAAGAAATTGAGAAGCTGGATGGAGTATCTGCTATTTTGCCATTCATAAAATTCTTTGATGATCAATTTTGGAATGTATCTAAAAATTTAGAGTTCTCTGTAGAAAATACACAAAAAGCTTTAAAAGAACTGGAATTGTCTATTCAACCCATTTCTAAAGATATAATCGAAAGACATTATAATTACTTAAAGGATAAAGGTGAGTTGGAATCAATAGATCTTTATACTGTTGGTACAATATAA
- a CDS encoding Gfo/Idh/MocA family oxidoreductase — MDNNKKCMRIVVCGTNFGRMYLGGVNILGESGKLVGILSGGSKQSKACADKNNVPLYTSVDELDKSMVDIVCVAVKSSVTGGKGTDIALKCLEKGISVLQEQPVHYDDVWKCYKTAIKNNCYYSVNSFYSNVNAGKTFIEYGKKLIKKAKPLFIDASSSVQVSYPLVDLLGKLFGSVSPCEIKRISEKDELMTVLEGKICDVPLIIKGENRIVAQDPDNYALLFHKIILYTESGQLVLDNSIGLVLWEPRYYIPHTEDGRLDFYGYNQYSRLPVTEILNKEDLNNTYKDIYEKIWPGGIANALRDFISSMDEPLNKKNMQYHLNICKFWNDVGRSLGTIQIIEEPEIVSLKAEDIKKGI, encoded by the coding sequence ATGGATAATAACAAAAAATGCATGAGAATAGTTGTATGTGGAACAAATTTTGGAAGAATGTATCTAGGTGGAGTAAACATACTTGGTGAGAGTGGAAAATTAGTTGGAATCTTATCTGGTGGAAGTAAGCAATCTAAAGCATGTGCAGATAAAAATAATGTTCCACTTTATACAAGTGTTGATGAACTTGATAAAAGTATGGTAGATATTGTATGTGTTGCAGTCAAGTCTTCAGTTACAGGGGGAAAGGGAACAGATATTGCTCTCAAATGTTTAGAAAAGGGCATAAGTGTATTACAAGAGCAGCCTGTACATTACGATGATGTATGGAAATGCTATAAAACTGCTATTAAGAATAACTGTTATTATTCAGTCAATAGTTTTTATTCTAATGTCAATGCTGGAAAGACATTTATTGAATACGGAAAAAAACTTATTAAAAAGGCAAAACCTTTATTTATAGATGCATCAAGTAGTGTTCAAGTTTCATATCCATTAGTAGATTTATTAGGAAAGCTTTTTGGAAGTGTATCACCTTGTGAAATCAAAAGGATAAGTGAAAAAGATGAATTAATGACAGTTTTAGAAGGAAAAATATGCGATGTACCATTGATAATAAAAGGAGAAAATAGAATTGTAGCACAAGATCCTGATAATTATGCTTTATTATTTCATAAAATAATTTTATATACTGAGAGTGGTCAATTAGTTTTAGATAATTCTATTGGTTTAGTATTATGGGAACCAAGATACTATATTCCACACACAGAAGATGGAAGATTAGATTTTTATGGATATAATCAATATTCCAGACTGCCAGTTACAGAGATACTTAATAAAGAGGATTTAAATAATACTTATAAAGATATATATGAAAAAATATGGCCAGGTGGTATTGCTAATGCTTTAAGAGACTTTATATCATCAATGGATGAACCATTAAATAAAAAGAATATGCAGTATCATCTTAACATATGTAAATTTTGGAATGATGTTGGAAGAAGTTTAGGAACTATCCAGATTATTGAAGAACCAGAAATAGTTTCATTGAAAGCAGAAGATATTAAGAAAGGAATTTAA
- a CDS encoding AraC family transcriptional regulator, with protein MNTNDLIKKCIEIPGVSLKRNPNSTELCMEQANGKGSMTFFSIFPGISLAYIFINSPIWPIPDLSQGNDSSSTPLLLNYCITGRCELFLDNDSFVYLKDGQFSIANRSAQKQYTYPLRIYEGLEFFIDIDAISKQSTYINDVFHINISKLTDLYCSLDKTYISQCTEDTKQVLSKIWELYNKEPSHAIFMMQLYTLELLQILLYRKHIPEPKSSTFFTATQVEIAKKTEHIITADLRQHHPAWELAKIFSISETSLKNYFRGIYGQNISVYLREARMNTAANMLEKTTMPIGKISEQVGYMNQSKFASVFKLQYHMSPLEYRHKKALEKI; from the coding sequence ATGAATACAAATGACCTTATAAAAAAATGTATAGAAATACCGGGAGTTTCATTAAAAAGGAATCCAAATAGCACTGAACTTTGTATGGAACAAGCAAATGGAAAAGGCTCCATGACTTTCTTTTCAATCTTTCCTGGCATTTCTCTAGCATATATCTTTATCAATTCTCCGATATGGCCTATACCAGATTTATCACAAGGAAATGACTCCTCCAGTACACCTCTGCTATTAAATTACTGTATCACAGGCCGTTGTGAATTATTTTTAGATAATGATTCTTTTGTTTATTTAAAAGATGGCCAGTTTTCTATTGCAAATCGATCTGCTCAAAAGCAATACACTTATCCACTACGCATTTATGAAGGCCTAGAATTTTTTATTGATATAGACGCTATTTCTAAACAATCTACATATATTAATGATGTTTTTCATATTAATATCAGTAAACTTACTGACCTCTACTGTTCATTAGACAAAACATATATTTCTCAATGCACTGAAGACACTAAACAGGTTTTATCAAAAATCTGGGAATTATATAATAAAGAACCTTCTCATGCTATATTTATGATGCAGCTTTATACCCTTGAATTATTACAAATATTACTATACAGAAAACATATACCTGAGCCAAAATCATCTACTTTTTTTACTGCTACACAAGTTGAAATAGCAAAAAAAACAGAACATATTATCACAGCAGATTTAAGACAACATCATCCTGCATGGGAATTAGCAAAAATTTTCTCAATAAGTGAAACAAGCTTAAAAAATTATTTTCGTGGAATTTATGGACAAAATATCTCTGTATATCTACGTGAAGCTCGTATGAATACTGCAGCAAACATGTTAGAAAAAACTACAATGCCCATTGGGAAAATTTCAGAACAGGTAGGTTATATGAATCAAAGCAAATTTGCATCTGTATTCAAGCTTCAATATCACATGTCTCCATTAGAATATAGACACAAAAAAGCCCTTGAAAAAATTTAA